The Brasilonema sennae CENA114 genome includes a region encoding these proteins:
- a CDS encoding acyl-CoA thioesterase: MSEEKSQQPQLQSTTAIDTPASSSFGNWFEYSIRVYPHHTDYAGIVWHGSYIAWLEEARVACLRAIGIEYADLVALGCDLPVVELSIRYHRPLALGATAVVRTRMAEVTGVRINWDYAIESPDKQELYVTAQVTLVAVDRERGKIMRQLPSTVMDALVRLSGSKNN, translated from the coding sequence ATGTCAGAGGAAAAATCACAACAACCACAACTCCAATCAACTACTGCAATTGATACTCCAGCAAGCAGTTCCTTTGGAAATTGGTTTGAATATTCTATAAGAGTCTACCCGCATCATACAGACTATGCAGGTATTGTCTGGCACGGTTCCTACATAGCTTGGTTGGAAGAAGCACGAGTAGCATGCTTGCGAGCGATCGGTATCGAATATGCTGATTTAGTCGCTTTGGGCTGTGATTTACCAGTTGTAGAACTCTCGATCCGCTATCACCGTCCGCTTGCGTTGGGTGCAACAGCGGTTGTAAGAACGCGGATGGCTGAGGTGACTGGCGTCCGTATCAACTGGGACTATGCAATTGAATCACCAGATAAGCAAGAATTATACGTTACTGCTCAGGTGACTTTAGTGGCAGTAGATCGAGAAAGAGGTAAGATTATGCGTCAGTTACCTAGTACTGTTATGGATGCCCTGGTACGGCTTTCAGGATCAAAAAATAATTAA
- a CDS encoding DUF1815 family protein has protein sequence MFLRLAQQHRQFVQDLVMNLQALAIVLERRGYPASCYTCGDQMNSASFMVSLGENHLIRFLVSDYGITWTEMRDDRELMKLEGAEAVNQLQELANIVKHPVPTSVGNKLLAKRC, from the coding sequence ATGTTTTTGAGACTAGCACAACAACATCGGCAATTCGTCCAAGACTTAGTGATGAACTTGCAAGCTTTAGCAATTGTCTTAGAGAGGCGTGGATATCCTGCGTCCTGCTACACCTGTGGTGACCAGATGAATAGTGCTTCATTTATGGTTAGCCTGGGAGAAAACCATCTAATTCGGTTTTTAGTCTCTGATTATGGGATCACTTGGACAGAAATGCGGGATGACCGCGAATTAATGAAGTTAGAAGGTGCAGAGGCTGTTAACCAGTTACAGGAACTTGCCAATATAGTCAAGCATCCTGTACCAACCAGCGTAGGTAATAAACTTTTAGCTAAGCGGTGTTAG
- a CDS encoding DUF2839 domain-containing protein — protein sequence MGEAKRRKTTMGEKYGQDTTRILPWVPISKTQAEKFVTWSTRFTWIGIGGLVAAWVIVRFIGPAFGWWQVV from the coding sequence ATGGGTGAAGCAAAGCGTCGTAAAACTACAATGGGAGAAAAATACGGTCAAGATACAACCAGAATCTTGCCGTGGGTTCCGATCTCCAAAACCCAAGCAGAAAAATTCGTCACATGGTCAACTCGATTTACCTGGATTGGTATTGGTGGTTTGGTCGCCGCTTGGGTGATAGTTCGTTTCATTGGTCCGGCTTTCGGTTGGTGGCAAGTTGTCTAA
- a CDS encoding ATP-dependent DNA helicase — protein sequence MIEAEVHLSLHNFLRSQAGFPSWPHHLTMARLVARALRLGRSALIQVGAACGYQGRYRTSFVASALMWHGPVIIVAPEDVQQRLTKVEIPRLQQWLQVNKAIRTGETWPGGEFQGVFLISPSAWLKAQLSKKNNFPSGIPTIIDGVDDLEDWVRSELTVSLEALSWEQLMLAQPAQAEVIRSARAQLIHELFKHPANPYECYLISPAQEEILLRLYSALDISSLPDSWKQFWEQFQHRNENLLSPSSSPSLLWATIARRQGLFSLHCVPIELGKILSPIWQRQPVVFIGSAVEPETEAPLFRQRFGLEDELTCLKFSSDNQTEAIQLYIPYQLPLPNTPEFQPAFLHKVMTLVCLSATAPGLTVVLVGDVPLKAQVGTILASEFGSRVQVEKTCLDENGILVSGWEFWREHQKVLPAPQLLAIATLPLPSLENPLVAGRVAHYKGLHQDWFRLYLLPIAMNELQRAIAPLRESKGIVALLDSRVIIRSYGAQVLSALSPLARINYLDPNLFSSVTEQD from the coding sequence GTGATTGAAGCAGAAGTTCATTTGTCATTACATAACTTCCTGCGATCGCAGGCAGGTTTCCCTTCGTGGCCACATCATTTGACAATGGCACGGTTAGTGGCTCGCGCCTTGCGCCTAGGACGTAGCGCCCTTATTCAAGTCGGCGCAGCTTGCGGCTACCAGGGACGGTATCGCACCAGCTTTGTGGCTTCGGCATTAATGTGGCACGGTCCTGTGATTATTGTTGCCCCTGAAGATGTACAGCAACGACTGACGAAAGTAGAAATACCCCGCCTACAACAGTGGCTGCAAGTTAATAAAGCAATCAGAACAGGTGAGACTTGGCCTGGTGGTGAGTTCCAAGGAGTCTTTTTGATCTCTCCCTCGGCTTGGTTAAAAGCACAGCTGAGTAAAAAGAATAATTTTCCTAGTGGCATCCCCACAATTATTGATGGAGTTGACGATTTGGAAGATTGGGTACGTTCTGAACTTACTGTGAGCTTAGAAGCACTCTCTTGGGAGCAACTCATGCTTGCCCAGCCAGCCCAAGCTGAAGTTATTCGTTCTGCACGGGCGCAACTCATACACGAACTGTTTAAGCACCCTGCAAATCCCTACGAATGTTATCTGATTTCTCCAGCCCAAGAAGAGATTTTGCTCCGTCTTTATTCGGCTTTAGATATCTCTAGCCTACCGGATAGCTGGAAACAATTCTGGGAGCAATTTCAACACAGAAACGAAAATCTTCTTTCTCCCTCATCTTCTCCATCTCTACTTTGGGCAACTATTGCCCGTCGCCAAGGTTTATTTTCTTTGCACTGTGTGCCCATTGAATTAGGAAAAATACTATCACCCATTTGGCAGCGCCAGCCTGTGGTGTTTATTGGCAGTGCTGTAGAACCAGAAACTGAAGCCCCCTTATTTCGCCAGCGCTTCGGGTTGGAAGATGAGTTAACTTGCCTCAAGTTTTCCTCAGACAATCAAACAGAAGCGATTCAATTGTACATACCTTACCAGTTACCCTTACCCAACACGCCAGAGTTTCAGCCAGCGTTTCTTCATAAAGTTATGACGCTGGTTTGCTTAAGCGCGACAGCACCAGGATTGACAGTTGTGCTTGTGGGGGATGTACCGCTAAAAGCCCAAGTCGGGACAATTCTTGCCTCTGAGTTTGGTTCACGGGTACAGGTGGAAAAAACTTGTTTGGATGAAAATGGTATTTTGGTGAGTGGCTGGGAATTTTGGCGTGAGCATCAAAAGGTTTTGCCTGCTCCCCAGCTTCTGGCGATCGCTACTTTACCCTTGCCATCTCTAGAAAACCCGTTAGTGGCAGGTCGAGTGGCGCACTACAAGGGGTTGCATCAAGATTGGTTTCGTTTGTACTTGTTGCCAATTGCTATGAATGAATTGCAACGGGCGATCGCCCCATTGCGCGAAAGTAAAGGGATCGTTGCTTTGCTAGATAGTCGCGTGATTATCCGTAGTTATGGTGCTCAAGTTTTAAGTGCTCTGAGTCCTCTGGCACGCATTAACTACCTTGATCCCAATCTGTTTTCCTCTGTCACAGAGCAAGATTGA
- a CDS encoding M48 family metallopeptidase, with amino-acid sequence MPTYTGISSEAFRHPLDRQAEQALRNLPGFDFIARKFVEFFVERPQLVYLMGNTIQVGPRQYSTVYQIFRECVRDLDIYPEPALFVEQNPQANSYALGQEHPYIVINTGTLDLLSEAEIRAVLAHELGHIKCGHTILIQMAMWAMSAASAIGELTFGIGNFVTQGLIYAFYEWRRKAELSADRAALLVTDDLNSVMTSMMKVSGGSIKYANECSLQEFIRQSEDYQALDADGLNQIYKFLIYNGAGGTMLGHPFAVERIHYLRQWATSEEYQQIKKGNYQRATAAGAVNVESQTPQNQEVETLQRQIEELQREINRIKRSE; translated from the coding sequence ATGCCAACTTACACAGGAATCTCCAGCGAAGCTTTCAGGCATCCTCTGGATCGCCAAGCAGAACAAGCCTTGCGTAATTTACCAGGATTTGATTTTATCGCCCGTAAATTTGTGGAATTTTTTGTCGAACGCCCCCAGTTAGTCTATTTAATGGGTAACACCATCCAAGTCGGGCCACGCCAATATTCCACTGTTTACCAGATCTTTCGGGAATGTGTGCGGGATTTGGATATTTATCCAGAACCAGCACTCTTTGTTGAGCAAAATCCCCAAGCAAACAGCTACGCGCTGGGGCAAGAGCATCCTTATATAGTGATAAATACAGGGACATTGGACTTGCTAAGCGAAGCCGAAATTAGGGCGGTGCTAGCCCATGAGCTGGGGCATATTAAATGTGGTCATACTATTCTAATTCAAATGGCGATGTGGGCAATGAGTGCTGCTTCTGCGATAGGGGAGTTGACCTTCGGTATAGGTAATTTTGTCACTCAAGGTTTGATTTACGCTTTTTATGAGTGGCGACGTAAAGCTGAGTTGTCAGCAGATCGTGCAGCATTGTTAGTGACGGATGACTTAAACTCTGTTATGACTTCTATGATGAAAGTCTCTGGAGGCAGTATCAAATATGCGAACGAATGTAGTTTGCAAGAATTTATCCGCCAGTCAGAAGACTACCAAGCACTCGATGCAGATGGACTGAATCAAATATACAAATTTTTGATTTACAATGGCGCTGGTGGTACAATGCTTGGTCATCCTTTCGCTGTAGAACGGATACACTACCTGCGCCAGTGGGCAACCTCAGAAGAATATCAGCAAATTAAGAAAGGTAATTATCAGCGAGCAACGGCTGCAGGTGCAGTCAATGTAGAATCACAGACTCCCCAAAATCAAGAAGTAGAAACTTTGCAGCGACAAATTGAAGAGTTGCAAAGGGAAATTAATCGCATTAAAAGGTCTGAGTAA
- a CDS encoding MvdD family ATP-grasp ribosomal peptide maturase produces the protein MTVLIITHSQDNESIPLVMNAIKAQGGKAFRFDTDRFPTEVQLDAYHTKECEKLILTSDEQKLDLSELSAVWYRRIAIGSRIPGKMDAQLRQASLQESRVTIQGMIASIKGFQLDPLQNVRLAENKQLQLQVARELGLDTPRTLTTNNPETVKQFALECEQGMIAKMLSSFAIYDEKGEEQVVFTNLVKDEDLENLQGLRFCPMTFQEKLPKALELRTTIVGQHIFTAAIDSQRNQKAQYDWRRQGLALINAWESYNLPADVQKKLLELMSYFGLNYGAIDIILTPDGRHVFLEINPVGEFFWLERSPGLPISQAIAEVLLTYQKAPSGFGGNSLRTRGSQNQATV, from the coding sequence ATGACAGTTTTAATCATTACTCATAGCCAAGACAACGAAAGCATTCCTCTGGTGATGAACGCAATAAAAGCTCAAGGAGGAAAAGCATTTCGTTTTGACACAGACAGATTTCCCACAGAAGTTCAGCTAGATGCTTACCACACCAAAGAATGTGAAAAGCTGATTCTTACAAGTGACGAACAAAAGCTAGATTTGAGTGAGCTTTCTGCAGTTTGGTATCGGCGAATTGCCATTGGGTCAAGAATTCCTGGTAAGATGGACGCGCAATTGAGACAAGCTTCACTTCAAGAATCTCGCGTCACCATTCAGGGAATGATTGCTAGTATCAAAGGATTCCAGCTCGATCCCCTGCAAAATGTCCGTTTAGCCGAAAACAAGCAACTACAGTTGCAAGTCGCACGGGAACTTGGTTTAGATACCCCACGCACCTTGACAACAAACAATCCAGAGACAGTAAAGCAATTTGCTCTGGAGTGCGAGCAAGGAATGATTGCGAAAATGCTTTCTTCTTTCGCAATCTACGATGAGAAAGGCGAAGAACAGGTTGTTTTTACGAACCTAGTCAAAGATGAGGATTTAGAAAATCTTCAGGGACTGCGTTTCTGCCCAATGACGTTTCAAGAGAAACTGCCAAAGGCGCTAGAGTTGCGCACAACAATTGTCGGACAGCATATTTTCACTGCGGCTATCGACTCACAACGCAATCAAAAAGCTCAATACGACTGGCGACGACAAGGACTTGCTTTAATCAACGCTTGGGAGTCCTACAATTTGCCAGCAGATGTCCAGAAGAAACTTCTCGAACTGATGAGTTACTTCGGTTTAAATTATGGGGCAATTGATATTATCTTAACACCTGACGGACGCCACGTATTCCTGGAAATTAACCCTGTTGGGGAATTTTTCTGGCTAGAACGCTCTCCTGGCTTACCAATTTCGCAAGCAATTGCTGAAGTTCTTCTCACTTACCAGAAAGCACCCTCCGGGTTCGGGGGTAACTCACTTCGTACTCGCGGTAGCCAGAACCAAGCTACGGTGTAA
- a CDS encoding MvdC/MvdD family ATP grasp protein: protein MLCNSKFNSAILGVDYRLEYGNNSISTKQVQAVWMRRIWQPYLGEELAPIRFS, encoded by the coding sequence TTGCTGTGCAACTCAAAGTTCAACTCAGCAATTCTGGGAGTTGATTATAGGCTGGAATATGGTAACAACTCTATCAGCACAAAGCAGGTGCAAGCTGTTTGGATGCGTCGCATTTGGCAACCTTATTTAGGTGAAGAATTGGCTCCAATACGGTTCAGTTAG
- a CDS encoding microviridin/marinostatin family tricyclic proteinase inhibitor, translating to MSDNDQQALNDKAVPFFARYLEGQFCEDLSEEEMETVHGGLTAVSAPAKDEIATTLKYPSDNEDGGGFTKKYPSDKDDVGGGGFTKKYPSDSDEAMTQKYPSDGDDQIIAIDTVK from the coding sequence ATGTCTGACAATGATCAGCAAGCTTTAAATGACAAAGCAGTACCTTTTTTCGCCCGCTATTTAGAAGGACAATTCTGTGAAGACTTGTCTGAAGAAGAAATGGAAACCGTTCATGGCGGTTTGACAGCAGTTTCTGCTCCTGCCAAAGATGAAATAGCCACCACTTTGAAATATCCATCTGATAATGAAGACGGTGGAGGATTCACTAAGAAGTATCCCTCAGATAAAGACGACGTGGGTGGTGGAGGATTCACTAAGAAGTATCCATCAGATAGTGATGAAGCTATGACGCAAAAATATCCATCAGATGGTGATGATCAAATAATTGCTATAGATACCGTAAAATAA
- a CDS encoding SDR family NAD(P)-dependent oxidoreductase → MKINPAGLVDVTNQVAIITGGGRGLGQAYAIALAAAGASVAVIARSADQLEETVSYITKAGGRAIALTVDVTDQAAVEQVVSQIEEQLGPVDLLINNAGVLSPLGPVWEIDPQEWWRNMEVNLHGPLLCTRYVLPSMIAQRRGRIINIASEAALVGCAYLSPYVVSKTALIRFSENLALETKQYGVSVFAICPGAVRTQMIDVAFSAEGQKWIPWSSKIFEKGLDVPPELAVDLVLRLASGKYDELSGQYMQVSDDLNERQKWSRELREKSLYALRLNRLQSVPEVDMSRISAILQLAVEHHRANRLTQAEESYHQVLGEHPNHPEALYGLGMLAQQSGHLQSAEQFLSAAVGVQPDSVKSWFSLGNLRLAQEQFPDAAIAYRQALALRPNSLAIYNNLGYALQQQELFEEAINCYQKALELKPDFTEAEANLGNALHAQGKLSTEKQLYYAQLNHELGIVRKKAGDLKTAVAYYKQAIILQPNLVEAHFNLGVVLHELGELEEAIACYQKVLELNPNYPEVYQNLGKVYQQKNQLQEAAAAYRQWLKLINPHYAKAVEAYQDTETTPESSVTPPIPQTEVTVGAYQFPAIPPVCDSEKPRPFWSVVIPVYNRTDYLLECLASVLAQWPGEEEMEILVMENASQTPLFEMVNSIGKGVVRYYRNPENIGAIKNMNAGIALARGQWIHVIPDDDYVLPGFYSQLKQSLEGCSESIGAAFTGYENINDKEKVIRFQQVCGEYKGVTQDWLWKIGVANPLNMSAVVIRRLAHERLGGYLPELSFTSDWELYKRIATSYDWWCEPSILARFREHSNSITSDLLLSGTQIISIRRAIDISESYLPSELCTEITAKSRSHYFNYCLQSTIIPLQAGNVAQAWQMLEEVLKIDRSSIAMAKLFTWLTQDKVSLLRDEIAQRCNLTPPK, encoded by the coding sequence ATGAAGATTAATCCAGCAGGACTTGTTGACGTTACAAATCAGGTGGCGATCATCACTGGCGGTGGTCGAGGTTTGGGTCAAGCATATGCCATTGCTCTGGCTGCAGCTGGGGCGTCAGTGGCTGTGATCGCGCGCTCTGCGGATCAGCTTGAGGAGACCGTATCATATATTACAAAAGCTGGTGGCAGAGCGATCGCACTGACGGTGGATGTGACTGATCAAGCAGCAGTAGAGCAGGTTGTAAGCCAAATCGAAGAGCAACTCGGACCTGTTGATTTGCTGATCAATAATGCAGGCGTTTTGTCCCCACTAGGACCAGTCTGGGAGATTGATCCTCAAGAGTGGTGGCGAAATATGGAAGTGAATTTACACGGACCATTGCTGTGCACAAGATATGTTTTGCCGAGCATGATCGCCCAAAGACGAGGGAGGATCATTAATATAGCAAGTGAAGCTGCCTTAGTAGGTTGCGCTTATCTCTCGCCTTATGTGGTCAGCAAAACCGCCTTAATCCGGTTTAGTGAAAACTTGGCTCTTGAGACAAAACAGTATGGGGTGAGTGTGTTTGCTATCTGCCCTGGGGCGGTTCGGACTCAGATGATAGACGTGGCGTTCTCGGCCGAAGGACAGAAGTGGATTCCCTGGTCTAGTAAAATATTTGAAAAAGGTCTAGATGTACCGCCGGAGTTAGCGGTGGATCTTGTTCTGCGATTGGCATCTGGTAAGTATGACGAGTTGTCCGGGCAATACATGCAGGTCAGCGACGACCTGAATGAGAGGCAAAAATGGAGTCGGGAACTCAGAGAAAAAAGCTTGTATGCACTCAGATTGAACCGATTGCAGAGCGTTCCTGAAGTTGATATGAGCAGAATTTCTGCAATCCTGCAACTTGCTGTTGAACATCATCGAGCCAATCGCTTAACCCAGGCTGAGGAAAGTTACCATCAGGTGCTGGGAGAACACCCCAACCACCCGGAGGCATTATACGGGTTAGGTATGCTAGCGCAGCAAAGCGGTCACCTCCAGTCGGCGGAACAGTTTCTGAGTGCTGCTGTTGGTGTGCAGCCAGATTCTGTCAAGAGTTGGTTCAGTTTAGGGAATTTGCGTTTAGCTCAAGAGCAATTTCCAGACGCAGCGATCGCTTACCGTCAAGCTCTTGCCCTACGACCAAACTCACTAGCAATTTACAACAACTTGGGCTACGCTCTGCAACAACAAGAACTGTTTGAGGAAGCAATTAACTGCTATCAAAAAGCCCTAGAGTTAAAGCCGGACTTTACAGAAGCAGAAGCAAATTTAGGCAATGCACTTCACGCCCAAGGCAAGCTCTCAACCGAAAAACAACTCTACTATGCACAATTAAATCACGAATTGGGTATTGTCCGGAAAAAAGCAGGCGATTTAAAAACTGCTGTTGCTTATTACAAGCAGGCGATCATCCTACAACCCAATTTAGTTGAAGCTCATTTCAATTTGGGGGTTGTGCTGCATGAACTTGGGGAGTTAGAAGAGGCGATCGCCTGCTATCAAAAAGTTCTGGAACTCAATCCCAACTACCCGGAAGTTTATCAAAACTTAGGCAAAGTTTATCAACAAAAAAACCAGTTACAGGAGGCAGCTGCTGCTTACCGACAATGGTTAAAGCTGATTAATCCCCACTACGCCAAAGCTGTAGAAGCTTATCAGGATACTGAAACGACTCCGGAAAGTTCAGTTACACCACCGATTCCCCAAACAGAGGTCACTGTCGGAGCTTATCAGTTTCCAGCGATTCCACCCGTTTGTGACAGTGAGAAACCGCGACCTTTTTGGAGTGTGGTTATTCCAGTATATAACCGCACTGACTATCTTCTCGAATGTCTCGCTAGCGTACTAGCACAATGGCCAGGAGAAGAGGAGATGGAAATTCTGGTTATGGAGAATGCTAGTCAGACACCTCTGTTTGAAATGGTAAACAGTATCGGCAAAGGAGTCGTGCGCTACTACCGCAATCCAGAGAATATTGGCGCCATCAAAAATATGAACGCAGGTATTGCTCTGGCTCGCGGTCAGTGGATTCATGTTATTCCCGACGATGACTATGTCCTCCCTGGTTTTTATTCCCAGTTAAAGCAGAGTCTAGAAGGGTGTTCAGAGTCTATTGGAGCAGCTTTTACAGGTTATGAAAATATTAATGACAAAGAAAAAGTGATTCGCTTCCAGCAAGTGTGTGGAGAATATAAAGGCGTAACTCAAGATTGGCTGTGGAAAATTGGAGTGGCTAATCCATTAAATATGTCGGCAGTTGTGATTCGTCGGTTAGCTCATGAACGGCTAGGAGGCTATCTTCCTGAGTTGAGCTTCACTTCTGACTGGGAACTTTATAAACGCATTGCTACTTCTTATGATTGGTGGTGTGAGCCTAGTATTTTGGCGCGTTTCCGTGAGCATTCTAACAGTATAACTAGCGATCTTTTATTATCTGGGACTCAGATTATATCCATCCGCCGTGCGATCGACATCTCGGAAAGTTATCTGCCATCTGAACTGTGTACCGAGATTACGGCAAAATCCCGTAGCCATTACTTTAACTATTGCCTGCAATCCACAATAATTCCACTGCAAGCTGGGAATGTAGCCCAAGCGTGGCAGATGCTTGAGGAAGTTCTCAAAATTGATCGCTCTTCTATTGCGATGGCTAAGTTATTTACCTGGCTAACCCAAGATAAAGTGTCTTTGCTGCGGGATGAGATTGCCCAAAGGTGTAATCTCACTCCCCCTAAATGA